CTCCCTCACCGAGGGCGTGACCCTGCATGCCGTCGCAAGTCGAGACGCCGACAAGGCGCGAGATTTCGGACGCGCCTACGGTGCGCTCAAGTGCTACGACTCATATGAAGGGCTCCTGAACGACCCAGAAGTCGACGCCGTATACATCGCAACTGTGCACACTACTCACACGCAATTGTCGATACGCGCAGCTGAGGCGGGGAAGCACATCCTGTGCGAGAAGCCAATGGGAGTCAACCAGGCGGCGGCGATGACGACCCTGGAGGCGGTGCGGCGCGCTGGAGTCGCCTTCATCGAAGGCTACATGTACCGGTTCCATCCCCAGATGTCTGCGCTGCTCGAGCTCGTCGCGCAAGGCGCAATCGGCACGCTTCAGCACATCGACGCCTCCTACTCGTTTCGCGCCTCACACAAGGAGGGCCGACTGTTCGATGTGAAGCTCGCCGGGGGTGCGATCCTCGATGTGGGCGGCTACCCCGTCTCCATGGTGCTGGGTCTTGTGAAGGCCTCGACCGGTAGCCTCTTTCTACCCCGCGTCGAAGCGGAGGGGATGCTCGGGGATAGCGGCGTGGACGAGTGGACGAGCGCGTCCCTGAGTTTTGCGTCAGGCATCACAGCACACATCTCGGCAGGCATCGGCTCCGCAGGACCCAACGACGTCCATGTCTACGGCTCGAAAGGCAGCATCCACGTCGAAAACCCCTGGGTGGTCGCTGCGGACGAGCGCCCGACCGTCACGGTTCGCCGATCCGGAGAGGACGAACAGCGAATCCGCTGCGACGCCGCATCGGCGTATGCCCGCGAGGCAGACGCGCTCGGCGCGGCGATCGGGACCAAGGAGGCGCCGCAGATGCCGTGGGCCGAGTCCCTCGTCATCGCGAACGTCCTCGATCAATGGCGCAATGCGATCGGCCTTCGCTATCCGTTCGAACACGATGACGCCAATATCCCAACGGCAACGGGTCGGCCACTCAGCCGTCGGGAGTCGGCCATGAAGTACGGCACGCTGTCAGGAAGCAGCAAAGACATTTCCTGTCTGGTCATGGGCTGCGACAACCAATCCACACTTGCTCACGCCACGGCCATGTTCGACGACTACTTCGAACGCGGCGGCAACGCGTTCGATACTGCTCACGAATACAATGACGGGCTCCAAGAGAAGCTTCTCGGACAGTGGATCCGCAACCGGGGTGTCCGCGACGACGTCTTCCTCATCGGCAAGGGCGCGCACACCCCATACTGCGACCCCGGCAACCTGTCCTCTCAGCTGCTTACGAGTCTGGACCGTATGCAGACGGACTACGTCGATCTCTACTTCATGCATCGAGACAACGAGTCCATTCCGGTGGGCGAGTTCATCGATGTTCTCGACGAGCACTACCGCGCGGGCCGCATCCGGGCATTCGGAGGATCCAACTGGAGCGTCGAGCGCTTCACTGCGGCGAACGAGTATGCCGCCGAGCACGGCAAGCAGGGCTTCACCGCACTGAGCAATCATTTCGGACTGGCAGAAGCGTATGCGCTGCCGTGGGCCGGGTGCCGCCATGTCACTGATCAGGCATCGAAGAGATGGCTCGCTGAGACCGGCACTCCACTGTTCCCCTGGTCGTCTCAAGCACGCGGGTTCTTCGCTCGAGCAGACCCCTCGGACACGTCCGACGCCGAACTCGTGCGTTGCTACTACAGCG
The Rathayibacter sp. SW19 DNA segment above includes these coding regions:
- a CDS encoding aldo/keto reductase — its product is MDKLKFGILGLGKIAHRFARELSLTEGVTLHAVASRDADKARDFGRAYGALKCYDSYEGLLNDPEVDAVYIATVHTTHTQLSIRAAEAGKHILCEKPMGVNQAAAMTTLEAVRRAGVAFIEGYMYRFHPQMSALLELVAQGAIGTLQHIDASYSFRASHKEGRLFDVKLAGGAILDVGGYPVSMVLGLVKASTGSLFLPRVEAEGMLGDSGVDEWTSASLSFASGITAHISAGIGSAGPNDVHVYGSKGSIHVENPWVVAADERPTVTVRRSGEDEQRIRCDAASAYAREADALGAAIGTKEAPQMPWAESLVIANVLDQWRNAIGLRYPFEHDDANIPTATGRPLSRRESAMKYGTLSGSSKDISCLVMGCDNQSTLAHATAMFDDYFERGGNAFDTAHEYNDGLQEKLLGQWIRNRGVRDDVFLIGKGAHTPYCDPGNLSSQLLTSLDRMQTDYVDLYFMHRDNESIPVGEFIDVLDEHYRAGRIRAFGGSNWSVERFTAANEYAAEHGKQGFTALSNHFGLAEAYALPWAGCRHVTDQASKRWLAETGTPLFPWSSQARGFFARADPSDTSDAELVRCYYSDSNFERLRRTRQLASEFGVSAMAVALAYVLQQPFPTFPLIGPRTIEETRTSLDALKIDLTPEHVRWLDLRD